CGCGAGAGGAATATTGTTCGCTCGCGGAGAATCGTATACGACGCTCGGCGAGTTCGACGAAGACAGCGCATCGAAAGAACGAATTAATAAGGAGCGCACGAATGCGAGAAAGAGGACGTCTGTCTTCGCTGATTAACTTGATAATGAAATTCCTTTTCGTGACGTGCAGGTTCAGTGTACACCTTGAGAGGCAACCGACCTGTCGGTGTTCCTGTTGTTGTACACGAAAAAATTAGGCGAATACGACCAAGTTGGAGAACTTTCGAAATACGTACAATGATTGAGAGCGTGTTGGAAGCTTTGAGGATCCTGAGAACTCTGCTGAACGTAGAAGATCTTGGGAGTAACTTGAAAGTCCGGAGAATCCTAAAAAGACTGAAAGCGtcttgtaaaaaaattgctccgccattattcaaaatattgcgtacattattaaatatgccgCGATGTCACCGAAAAAGAATTATCGCATTTTCGGGCCTGCACTTTCGTACTGGTGTTTTCGTCGGCATCGACCCTCGTTATCCGAGGACAAGCAACGCTCGCGATTACCGCTATTCGCACGATGCATTCCCATCAATTATACACTCCTCCGACCGTGAAATATCTCGAAAGGATTCGTCACGCGACGCCGATTTCTCCGAATTCCATGGAACCGATAAAAGCTCCGCGTAGAAATCACCATTTTTATGAACGAGCATGTAACAATGTTTATTAAACAATGATACCGACGAATGTTTCTCCGCACAATTCGTCCTCAATTTCGAGGGTTGTTCTCACCGTTTATCGAAACCACTGTGTCTATAATAAGTATGTTTCTTCCGACTGagggatttttatgtaaaagaaagaaatttttatttggctcctatatcttgcaatcaatgcgaatatttcttgcaaatgagaaaaatgaatggaaaaagagagaaattaGTTGAAATCACTGTGTCTAGAATCAGTATGTTTCTTCCGACTGagggatttttatgtaaaagaaaaaaaagattaatttgactgcaatataaaaatacaaaaatagaaaGCAAACGAGAAAAATGAATGGGACGAGAACAGGCATTTGCGGAAAGAAAGAGTGTTAATGTCAACGTCGCGAGCCGTGCAACACCTGGTTCGTGAAATTTGTAGCTGTTGTTGGGCGTTGTTCGCTTAGAAAGAGCTGTGGAGAGGAGCGTTCCGGTTTGCGGTTAGGCTCGAGCGCAGTAAAGGGAACCGTAAAGGCCCTTAACTGGATTCGCCTAGGAGTAACAAGAAGGAAAGTCATTTTCTTGGACGGCCTGTGCCACGTGGTTCCAGGCACGGGTGCACTGTGAGAACAGATTCACCTGACTGGCATACCAATGGTTGGCCGCCGCACACAAACGCTCGCGAAACACCTTCGCAATTTTGCCGGCGTAAAACGATGTTGAACGCATCGTGCCGATGCATCGGTGCACGATCCTTAGCGCGGTAACTGCGCCACGATTAACCGCAATGCAATCCGTTATCTTAGATTCTTTTTTTCCACGGCAGATAGCGAAACGCCGCGTCGCGATGCCACACCAAAACAGTTACATCATTTTCTGATGTAAGAGAATGATGTCATCCGACGACGGCGAAAAGTCTGCGAGACACGACAACAACGTTATGGTCGTCCCTAAACGCAGGTCGTCTGATTTTGTTGCTTCGGTCGTGTGTGGGAGACAGAATTGtctatttttaaacatttctttcttttctaatATAGTTGAAGACCGAAGTTCATTAGTACAACATCGAATAAggaaaatgtaatgtaatgaaATTCAAATTGTTAAGAAGGAAGATgtgtttttatttaatttttgcttCTTTCGAATAACAAGTGACTAATGTCCTAGTCGTATCGAAATGCTGATACAATTTGCACGGAGatcaatatttacaaaattatcgTGCGATATCCCCCGAAGGCAGGATGACTGTAAGTTTTCGTACGAGGCGATTGAACCAATGACAAACGGTGTCAGGTTGTTTTGACAAGTGCAATGATAATGATGCGCGCGATTCTTTCACCAATATTTTAAAGGCCATGGCGAACCTCTTCAATCTTCTACTTCGCGATAAGCGAAGCACGCTGCAACTTTTCGCGTCTGCCTATTGCGGGGCTATTCTACTTGACACGCGGGGCGCCGTTCATTCGTGCGCATAACTAACGTCTTGTTTCAAAGTTTAAACATGGTAAAAATTTCGATCTCTAACTGCAATGAAGTCaggatttttacatctttcaatgtctgtcgaTTTCGATAAAACTTTCACATAGGCCACATGAAAAACTTTTAAAATGCAGCTGATTTctcgaaaaagttcaaatcgcatagtccaacattaaaaaagttgaagtttggaaaaatttcttttcgcatcgtGTAGTAAACCAATTGCTCCGTCTTCTCGAAAAaggtcaaatcgtatagtccaatattaaaaaagttatcggttttttgagagcgtccgaatataaaTGATAGTCACTGAAGTTATAAGAATGGTCAGTCGTCTGAGGGTTAACcccttgcagtcggagctattttaactcgaaaatgaaacatttcttccgacctagaataattctgaatacaatatttaaatgtttagcaattggtTAGAtcgcaacatatttaataagttAAACAACATATTATTAGTGACTGAgtgaccactcgagtgctaagggctaAACGTCTCTGAAAACCGCTTTCTCGTAGTTACACGCGTAACTGGAGCAGTTTCGGATCATTCCCCGACGAGATAAGGCATCTTGAAGTTCCGGAGAGTCCGAGAGACGAagtgagaaaaagagagagagagagagagagagacagatgtGTAAGGTTCTTAGGGTTCAGTGTTTCGCTGTCGCCAGAAGAAATAACAGAGCGGACGCGAGTTGCACGATACCACGCGTGGTTGTATCTAATCTTTTCGAcgctgaagaagaagaaggcgcAACAAGAGTAAATATTGTACCAGAAGGGGGAACTTTCGGTGTATCGATGGTCTTGGCTATTAATACTGTCCGGTTGTCGGTGGCACACGCAGCATCGTCCTCCTTCGATAACAAATAAACGGTGTGTTTTCGACGAGTGACCGCGTTTTTCAACCACCGGGACACTGTGGCCCATCGTTTCCCGACTCTCTTCGTGTTCGTCGTCGCGAATGATTCGAGTGGGAACTTGTGGGAACTTGCTCGATGGAAGGAGGATGATCCTAATCGCGGTGTTCCTCGCGTTCAACGTACTCGTCGCGACTGAAAGAACGGACCagtgccgttcgagaacggacgAGCAGCTTATCTGGCAGTACGACGTCAGAAGATCGTACAGGATCGGCGGGTACCAAGTGCGTGCGATTTTTAGGTGCCTCGATCACGTTCATCCAATCGTCGatattgttgttgttattgttaatTAGCCGCCGCTGTCAGTCATTTTCCACGGCTGGCCGATGAGAGCACTTGTATACTTCGGCCTCTAGTCACTTATTCACTCCTGTTGTTCGTTTTTGGTCTAGCATCGTGCGATTACAGAATTACTGAGAattacagtggaaaatttggataaTGCAGATATTGTTGGTTCTCGCAAGGTTAACCAATCGTAACGCGCcgattttaatggaatttttgtACGATATAGAACTTGaacaaaatatttgacacgtattttttgatAGCCCTCAAAGTCGGGGTGGAAAAACccaatttattgaatatttctgaAACTATTGGGActagacgaaaatttcaaaatacaaTTTGCGTGTCTTCGAATGATGAATCTTTCAGTTGCAATTTCGATTTTTAACGTAGCCAACATTGATTGCAGGAAGTAGAGGCGGATTATGGACCCACCAGTGCAACCATAACTTGCATAGGAGTTGATTCTCTGTCGGAAGAGGACAACGACACCATGTGGGTGACTTCCGGTGGAATCGGCCACAATTTCATCCGCATTAAATTCAGATCCAAATACTCCAGAGGACTTCACTACAGAGTTTACGTCTACGGAAAGCCTCATTGAAAACGAAACGATAATATTCGAATCGGTGAACTGTGtaaactaataaataataaatgttggCTACAATTCCGTCTATGTTTCTTTTTCTAACGCTACGATATCTGAAATGGCGTGACCAGACCGATTGGACTAGAAATAAAGTTCCCGGTGTAACCGGAAGATCGAGAAACCATTAGCAAAGGAAGGTACCAGCCTCAGATTCCCTCCGACGACAAGTTCGACGAATAACGAATCGGAGGACATATTTTTTCGATGCGTGCACGAAACAATCATCGTCAGAACCGAGCGAACCATGCGACCCAACGACTTCCCGGTTCACTCGAATAATCGCGTGGACGAGTGCCTAAGAAAATTTGTCAACCGATACTGGGTCGTCGTTCCTTTGGACAGCCTTCAACTTCCTTATTGCGATTGTTCTTCCGTTCTGTGCAAGCTTCCAAGTGTCACGGGACACTTAAATTGCTCGAATAGCTCGAATTAAGGcgaattcttcaagatttcgAACGAAATTGTAAGGCTCGTAGCTCGTTACAACTAGTCTGAACTTcttaattagactgtggattaaATAAACATTGCTTTCATCAATTATAGGAAACGTACGTATACTTATAATCGTTAAGAGATTCAtcgttaagaaattcaaaattttgtttattgcaaagatgtactATACACCAAACACTTATTTataagtaattactagactgcgaaatttatgcatttatgacaaaaatgggtagatgtaatttaaagcagtggacatgttaaaaatatttaaggacatcaatgtttcagcttaataggacaattaaaagaagaatacaatttttatttggctcctgtgtcttgcaaacaatGCAAACATCTTTTATTCATTGACTTCAAAATTCATTGactttgtaatgtatgaaaaccGTGTGTAGATATGTGaattcattgtagccattttctgacatataaattttaaaactgAAGGTACATACATCCTTagttattgaagcgtattgagtattCAGTCATATGTTTCCTCGCAGTAATGAtaccgttcacgtgtgtctataaataaatgtataattcaatccaaatatatatataaatatataattcattttaaatattcttaacgggtgaaattgatttgcaaaagggtgaaatcgaTTTACGAAAGggttggagtgcaaaacctgtagaaAATAAACGAACTTCGTGTTCACTTTTCTTGGAATCTATCAACTTCAAATTTTTGGGGCATCTAGTACTATGTAGTAATTTCGGGATAGATGCACCATTGGGGGAGATGCACCAGTTTTTATTGTGACAATACAGGACGATTTTACACTGCTTTTCGCGTGTCATTTACATCGTTCGAACCTATGCAAATAACTTCGTTTCGAAGAACACGTGTATCACATCATTTACGTGTAACAGAAGCATAAAAACTTCTTAGTGCTCCGAACTCCTgacgaaatatttttgtaagtgGTAAGTACACAAATGTTATTACGTTCTTATTGTATGGTTGTATCTATCTCAGTATCGACTTGAATAGTGACAATGGTTTCTCCTTTACGATTTTTCATCGTgttttgacaaaattttttgTACTGGTTCTTGTTTTTGTATAGGTCTCTCTCAATTTAGGGATAGATGCACCAGTAATTTATGTAAATATCCAGTAAAGGAGCACCCCTTTTTCAATGAATTACAAAGCGATAAATTAAAACTGAGATCATAAACAGTCCTGAAGATTCTGATAATCATTGTATCGAATGTTCAGAAGATTATTATTCAATCACATCTATATAAAGAAGATTGGATTTATTGTTTCGAATGCCTCAAATGGCTCCATGAAACATGtacaatgtacactaatttatgTAACATGTGTggtagagaaaaaaaagaatagaagTAAGGAGAAGAGGCTATAAATAAAGGAGTGCGTCTATCCGCAATTAGGAGTGCATCTAATTCCAGCCCCTAGGGAGAGATGCACTTTTTTCGACCTTTCTTAAACAGTATattaacatattaatataaaagttttactcattcaatgttatattttattaaatagatttaaataaacaattcaactatgcctgtctacactttcaattctttttaataaaatttttataaacagaaaacaaaatgtggtgcatccagtagcgcgttataactagttgactccttgggcaaagtagaatttcggggcccctaaccccaactaaataactttatgagaaaaacgtagaatttggatcctgGATcatggtttgtgttcggggctcccttttgcttgggggggcccaagttgcccataggaTAATGCGCCACTGGGTGCATCTATCCCAAAATTATCCTAATATATTTGATGTGCACTTTAGCCGCAGGGAATCTTGAAATATCGAGTAGAATAAGTTGCACAACGTCACCAATGTGTGGACCTAGACGAAGCTGCCAATCCGGTTGCAGGCAAAAATTCATGATGTTAATTGGCCGAAGGCTTGCGGATCGTAAATGAGGGTGCGTTTGATAGTGCGAGTACGTTATCACGAGACCGGCTCGTAGGCATCGTTAACTGACAAAACAAAGTTTACGGGCGATACCGAAATAGTCACCCCGTGTATCCTTTGCTCGCAACCCTCCGCAGATCCCGTGGATCATAGGGTGGTTCGAAGCACGCGATCACACGCGAGCCAGGATCACGGTAGCAGGAGCAtcgcgacgccgacgccgacgccaacGACAAGCCTCGACGCCGACGCCGCTGCTTCAGTGAAGGCCAGCCGTCCGTCCGCGTCGAACGCAACCGAACCTCGTTGTCCGTCGACAGGCCCCGAGGAAACTGTATCGCCGCCGAACCATCATCTTCAACATCCCTCTGACATTCCACCGGACATCCTCAACAACTGTCAACGTCCTCTCGCTGCGAAAACATCCTGCACAAAATGTCCCGGGTGAGCCGCAGCATTCGTTGTTTCCTCAAATTCGTACTTCTCACCTGGATAATTTTGCTCTAGCATCTTCTTTCGCTTTTCGATGATTCGTGTTTTTGTTCTTTTGATTGTTTAAGTCTTTTTCTATCGTTGTATCGAGTGGGGACATAATTTCTTCGTTCCCGTATTTTATTCAATTGTATTTCCGTTCTTTGTATTTGTTTTCTTTTGATAGTTTcttcattaattttatatatttgttgtCCCATAATCATGTTGGTCTTCCGAGAAGTATAAAATCGTACGAaggattaattattaaattaaaatgacTTTCTCGAAGAGAAAATCGACGAAACCCTGGCGAAGGGTTGCGAGCTTCACGTTTGGTATTGAAGTTTGGAATTGCTTCTATCGATCAGGATCGTAGGTGTTTAACGATATACATAGAAAGCGTAGATCGAGGATCGTTATCAGTAGATTAGCGGGTAACCCAAGTGTGCCGGTGTCGGATATCGTTTGCTCGATTCCGCATGATCGTCGCTTTGCCTCGCTTTGGTACGCGTACACCGGGTCCGAGTTAATGGAAGGAGTCAATCAATCCACGCCGGTGCGAAACTAGTTAACTGCTCGCCGCTAATTATCTCGTTTCTCCCGGGGTTTATTGTTCAGCCCGTGTTGCGGAGATCTCGCCCCCGAAACGATCGAAGATACTATACTCCGGTGATTGATCGCGTGGCCGACGCTATCGAGCCGCCACTTCAGAATTAATTTCACTAGGAAACTTGTGCTCTTGCGGAAACGCGCTCTCCTCGCTGGATCGTGATTTGGAGATTCTCATGTTTGATTCGTCGCTTCGTAAAAATCATCAAATAAAACCACAAAATTGTTCATGAAATGCAAAAGGTTCATAGCTTTGTAAACGAGAACTAAGGTAGTCGTGAGTTCGAATGAGCGTTCAGAAAATTGAAAGATAGAATTGagcaagaaaaattaatttcactaaGAAACTTGTACCCTCGCTGGATCGTGATCCGGGGATTCTCATGTTTGATTCGTCGCTTCGTAAAAATCATCAAATAAAACCACAAAATTGTTCATGAAATGCAAAAGGTTCGTAGCTTTGTAAACGAGAACTAAGGTAGTCGTGAGTTCGAATGAGCGTTCAGAAAATTGGAAGATAGGATTGAGCAAGAATGAGATTTTCAAATGTAGACCACGTCGTTTCTCGAGTCAGTTTTCAATCCAACCAAGAGCCCCATCGATTTCCACGTAGGTGAAACAGTCTCGTgggttgaaaattgtgtttccgGTGTGCATATGAATAAATGATGGCCGGCTTCGATAATGCGTTGACCACTGTCCGGTTTCGCAGGGGCATGACGCACACTTCAGGGGCTTGTGTAGAATGGAATACAGTAATTGGGGCGGGTTTCGAAGTCGGGGTTGTTCTATCACGTGCCGCGGTCTCCCAACCATAGTCACCACGTGCTGACTAGCTTGTCGAGGTCGAGGACTGTCGCACGCGTTTCTTAAAGCAGCACTCCTGCTCACCTACTGAGCTTGCTCTCCTTCGGTGTTCACTGCTGTGTTGACCGTCAATCagttttatttaaaacatttctCCGAAAAAAGGAACATAACAAATATGATTTCTCCCTAtttaattctatgtatattttCCAATCCAGCCTAGAGAAACACAGATTCGTGTGCACCTCTTGTCATTTCAAGTACAAGCAAACCTCTTCAGGTGCCTCATTCACTCTGCGAAGACGCTGCCATTTTCCTCGAGGACGCCTTACGGCAGTCTGCAGACTTGCAACTTGTTCGGCTTGAGTTAAAAGGTTTAGTGCACGTAACAACCCGCGCTGCCTCGCTAATCAACCAAAGAGTCTAAACACGCTCTCTTTCCCTGAATTTTCGCGATTCTTATCGATAGacctggaatgaaatagaaatctattttctttctcaatatgtttaatcggttaaaaatagtataacaACACGGT
This genomic stretch from Lasioglossum baleicum chromosome 4, iyLasBale1, whole genome shotgun sequence harbors:
- the LOC143208273 gene encoding uncharacterized protein LOC143208273 translates to MIRVGTCGNLLDGRRMILIAVFLAFNVLVATERTDQCRSRTDEQLIWQYDVRRSYRIGGYQEVEADYGPTSATITCIGVDSLSEEDNDTMWVTSGGIGHNFIRIKFRSKYSRGLHYRVYVYGKPH